A window of the Hordeum vulgare subsp. vulgare chromosome 5H, MorexV3_pseudomolecules_assembly, whole genome shotgun sequence genome harbors these coding sequences:
- the LOC123399824 gene encoding caffeoylshikimate esterase-like: protein MPHVNAKVSAVAATGMAAVPAAAAPPPPPPRRWEGVDPALERMVLRACLDQAPERRRVREAFKDVQLSIDHCLFKAQYSDIGTKESYERNSRGVEIFSKCWFPENHRMKAIVCLCHGYGDTCTFFLDGIARKIASAGYGVFALDYPGFGLSEGLHGYIPSFDTLVDDVAEHFAKIKGNPEYRELPSFLFGQSMGGAVALKIHFKQPKEWNGAILVAPMCKISDDVVPAWPVQQVLIFLAKLLPKEKLVPNKDLAELAFKEKEKQEQCSYNVIAYKDKPRLRTALEMLRTTQEIESRLDEVSLPIIILHGDADLVTDPGVSKDLYEKAKTSDKMLCLYKDAYHAILEGEPDEGIFKVLDDIISWLDQHSAKEIPSS from the exons ATGCCACACGTGAACGCCAAGGTGTCGGCGGTGGCTGCGACGGGGATGGCGGCCGTGCCCGCGGccgcggcgccgccgccgccgccgccgaggagGTGGGAGGGGGTCGACCCGGCGCTGGAGCGGATGGTGCTGCGCGCGTGCCTGGACCAGGCCCCCGAGCGCCGCCGCGTGCGCGAGGCCTTCAAGGACGTGCAGCTCAGCATCGACCACTGCCTCTTCAAG GCACAATACAGTGACATTGGAACAAAAGAG TCATATGAGCGGAACTCCAGAGGTGTGGAGATATTCTCAAAATGTTGGTTTCCGGAAAACCATCGTATGAAAGCAATTGTTTGTCTATGCCATGGTTATGGAGACACTTGTACATTTTTCCTTGATG GGATTGCTAGGAAGATTGCTTCAGCCGGATATGGAGTATTTGCATTGGACTACCCTGGTTTTGGTCTTTCCGAAGGACTTCATGGATACATTCCAAGTTTTGATACGCTTGTTGACGATGTAGCCGAACATTTTGCTAAGATCAAAG GTAATCCTGAATACAGAGAACTTCCAAGCTTTCTGTTTGGCCAATCTATGGGTGGAGCAGTTGCATTGAAGATTCACTTTAAGCAACCAAAAGAATGGAATGGTGCAATTCTAGTTGCACCTATGTGCAAG ATTTCAGATGACGTGGTCCCAGCTTGGCCTGTTCAGCAAGTTCTGATTTTCTTGGCTAAACTCCTTCCAAAAGAGAAGCTTGTTCCAAATAAGGACTTAGCAGAATTGGcattcaaagagaaagaaaaacaagaGCAG TGCTCTTACAATGTGATTGCCTACAAGGATAAACCACGTCTTCGAACAGCTTTGGAGATGTTGAGGACCACACAAGAGATAGAAAGTCGCCTAGACGAA GTTTCCCTGCCCATAATCATTCTGCATGGCGATGCTGATTTGGTCACCGATCCAGGCGTGAGCAAAGACCTCTATGAAAAAGCGAAGACATCGGACAAGATGCTGTGCCTTTACAAAGACGCATACCATGCCATCTTGGAAGGTGAACCGGACGAGGGGATCTTCAAAGTTCTCGACGACATAATCTCTTGGCTGGATCAGCATTCCGCAAAGGAAATACCGTCGTCGTGA